Proteins encoded in a region of the Trichomycterus rosablanca isolate fTriRos1 chromosome 26, fTriRos1.hap1, whole genome shotgun sequence genome:
- the nanos2 gene encoding nanos homolog 2 has protein sequence MQRDLEARDGPGGSFIMWHDYLDLRRTLTRLVHARDDGADARAGESAWPGVEQRAFLCRSGSVSDSSCSSGRSRRNQVLRQAERSACAFCKQNGESAQVYTSHGLKGRDGRVTCPVLRSYVCPICRATGDAAHTRLYCPARSRLEVQPESGVISPAEKLRYVQPLWR, from the coding sequence ATGCAGCGGGATCTGGAAGCGCGAGACGGTCCGGGCGGCTCTTTCATCATGTGGCACGATTACCTGGACCTGAGACGCACGCTGACTCGGCTGGTTCACGCCCGTGATGACGGTGCTGATGCACGCGCCGGAGAGAGCGCGTGGCCAGGTGTGGAACAGCGCGCGTTCCTGTGCCGGTCCGGGTCGGTGTCGGACAGCTCGTGCAGCAGCGGGCGCTCGAGGAGGAACCAGGTGTTGCGCCAGGCTGAGAGGAGCGCGTGCGCGTTCTGTAAGCAGAACGGAGAAAGCGCGCAGGTCTACACCAGCCACGGGCTGAAAGGGCGAGACGGACGGGTCACCTGTCCGGTGCTCAGGAGTTACGTGTGTCCGATCTGCCGCGCGACCGGAGACGCCGCGCACACGCGCCTCTACTGTCCCGCGCGCTCCCGTCTCGAGGTCCAGCCCGAATCTGGGGTCATAAGTCCTGCAGAAAAGCTTCGGTACGTGCAGCCACTGTGGCGCTGA